CGGAACAGGAGCACGGTGCCGCCGATGAGCAGGAGGAAGGCGCCGATGAGCAGCACCGGGTGCTTGAGCAGCCGCTTGAGCGAGGCCGCGTAGCGGTCGCGCGTCCAGTCCAGCAGCTGGTCCATCTTGCGGAAGAACACCCACTTCTGCTTCCCGTGCTCCGGCTCCTTGAGCAGCAGCGCGCTGAGCGCCGGGGTGAGGGTGAGGGCGCAGAAGGTGGAGATGGCCACCGAGGCCGCGATGGTGAGCGCGAACTGGCGGTAGATGGAGCCGGTGATGCCGGGGAAGAAGGCCACCGGGAGGAACACCGCGATGAGCACGATGGAGATGGCGATGACGGCGCCCGCCACCTCCTTCATGCCCTCGCGCGCCGCCTGCAGCGCGGAGAGCTTCCGCTCGTGCATGATGCGCTCGATGTTCTCGATCACCACGATGGCGTCGTCCACGACGAGGCCGGTGGCCAGCGTGAGGCCGAACAGCGTCAGCGTGTTGATGCCGAAGCCGAAGGCCTTCACGAAGGCGAAGGTGCCCACCAGCGAGACGGGCAGGGTGAGCGCGGTGATCAGCACGCTGCGCCAGCCGTGCAGGAAGAGGAAGATGACGAGGATCACCAGCGCGATCGCCTCGACGAGCGTCTTCACCACCTCGTCGATGGAGGCGCGCACCGCGAGCGTGGTGTCCGTGGCCGGTCGGTAGGTGAGCCCCGGCGGGAAGTCCTTGGACAGGCGGTCCATCTCCTTGAGCACCGCGTCGCGCACGTCCAGCGCGTTGGCGGTGGGCAGCTGGAAGATGCCGATGCCCACGCCCGTGCGGCCGCTGAAGCGCAGCAGGCTCGAGTAGTTCTCCGCGCCCAGCTCCACGCGGCCCACGTCGCGCAGGCGCACCACGCGCCCGTCCGCCGAGCGCTGCACCACCATGTCCGCGAACTCCTCGGGCTCGGCGAGGCGGCCGCGCGCGCGCACCGCGATCTGGTAGGGCTGGTCCTTGTCGCTCGGGGGCTGGCCCACCTGGCCGGCCGCCACCTGGAGGTTCTGCTCCTGCAGCGCGCGCGTCACGTCCTGGGCGGTGAGCTTGCGGCGCGCGAGCTGGGTGGGGTCCAGCCACAGGCGCATGCTGAACTTGCGCTCGCCGAAGATGCGCACCTCGCCCACGCCCTTCACGCGCTTGAGCGCGTCGCGCAGGTTCACGTCCGCATAGTTGGAGAGGAAGCTCGCGTCGTAGCGGTTGTCCTCGCTGAACAGGCCCATGCTGAGCAGCAGCTGGGTAGAGGCCTTGTTCACCACGATGCCGGCCTGGTTCACCTGCGCCGGCATGCGCGCGGCGGCGCGGCCCACGCGGTTCTGCACGTCCACCGCGGCGATGTCCACGTCACGCGTGGGCTCGAAGGTGAGCGTGATGGTGGAGGTGCCGTCGTTGCCGCTGGAGGAGCTCATGTAGCGCATGCCCTCCACGCCGTTGAGCTCCTGCTCGAGCGGGATGGTGACGGCGCTCTCCACCACGTCCGAGCTCGCGCCCACGTAGGTGCTCGTCACCGTCACCGTGGGCGGGGCGAGGTCCGGGTACTGCGCGATGGACAGCGTGGGGATGGCCACGAGCCCGGCGAGCAGCACCACGATGGAGCACACGGCCGCGAAGATGGGCCGGCGGATGAAGAATTCGACGAACACTTGTGAGTCCTCAGTTCCCGCCCGCGCCGGGCGTCCCGCTGCCGCCGTTGCCGCTCCCACCGCCCGCATCCGGGCCGCGCTGGGCCTCGGCCTGCGGGGGAGGAGCCACCGGCTTGGGCTTGATGGCTGCGCCGTCCCTCAGGCTCTGCAGGCTGGACACCGCGATGCGGTCTCCGGGCGCGAGCCCCTTCTCCACCACGAAGGAGGAGGTCCCCAGGGGGCCCAGGGTGATGGGCTTGCGCGACACCGTGGTCTTGCCGTCCTTGTCCGCCACCGCCAGCACGAAGGCCTGGCCGCTCTGGCGGATCACCGCGAGCGCCGGCACCTGCAGCGCCTGGCGCACGCCGTAGACGATGCGCGCGCGCACCTGCTCGCTGGGGCGCAGGCCGAGGGTGTTGCGGAACACCGCCTTCACGTCCACCAGCTGGGTGCGCGGGTCCGCGAGCGGCGCGACGAAGTACACGCTGGTGCGCACCAGCACGTTCCCCTCGCTGTCCAGCAGCTCCACCGGCGTGTCCACGCGGATGGCGCGCGCGCGCTCGGTGGGCACCGCGATGCTCGCCTCGAGCACGTCCGCCTGGGCGATGCTGGTGGTCACGGTCTGCGTGGTGGCGAAGTCGCCCAGGCGCACCAGCACGTCACCCACCGTGCCGGCAAAGGGCGCCTTGAGCACGGTGTAGGCCACCTGCACCGCGCGCTCGGACACGTTCGCGCTCGCGCTGCTCACCGCCGCCTCCGCAGCGTCCGCAGCCGAGCGCGCGCGCTCGAGCTCCTGCGCGCTCACCAGGCCCTCCTTGTAGAGCGCCTCGGTGCGGGTGCGCGTCTGGCGCGCGAGCTCCAGGTTCGCCGCGGCCGAGCGCGACTGCGCCTGCGCGCTGCCCAGCGCGGCCGTGGTCTGGCGCGCGTCCAGCTCGATGAGCGGAGCGCCCGCCTCCACCTTCTGGCCGGGGCGCACGAGGATCTTGCGCACGTAGCCGGCCGTCTGCGGCTGGATGGTCACGTTCTGGCGGCTCACCAGCGTGGCGAGGTACTCGCCCGTGTCCCGCACCTCGGAGGGCTGCAGCTGCACCACCTCCGTCTCGCGCGGGGGCGGCGCCTTGGGCGCCTCCTTCTTCGCGCAGGCGCTCAGCCCCAAGGTCAGCGCCACCGCGCCCACGAGTCTCACCAGTTGCACGTTGCCTCCGTCAGCACTGCATCGAGCCGCGCCTGGACGAGCTCGAACTCGCGCGTCGCGAGTGTGATGTCTGCCTGCCGCAGGGCGGCGGCCGTCTGCACCAGCTCCAGGCTGCTGGCACGGCCAATCTCGAAGGAGCGGCGGGTGAGCTGATCCGTCCGCTCGGCGAGCGCGCGGGCCTCGCGCGCGCTCTTCAGGAGGCTCTCCGCCACGGCGACGCCGCGCCGCGCGCGCGCCACCTCGAAGGACACCTGGCGCCGCGTGCTCTCGAGGCTCTCGGCCGCCTGCGTCTCGAGGCCGGCGCGCTCGCGCACCAGGCCCGCGCGCGCTCCGCCCTCCCAGATGGGCACGCTGAGCACCGCGGCGATGTTCCAGGTGGCCACGCGGCCGAAGCCCGGGTCCGCGGTGTAGCCGAAGAGGCTGCTGGTGAGGCCCAGGGTGGGCAGGTAGCCGGCGCGCGCCTGGCTCCTGCTCGCGCGCGCAGAGTCGAGGTTCTCGCGCGCGGCGACCAGGTCCTGGCGCTCGGCGGGAGAGGACAGCGGGCTGCACTGCCCGCGCGCCTGCTGCTCGAGCCCCTGCAGCGCGAAGGCGGGCTGCACGCCCACCTGCTCGTCGAAGCCCAGCGCGAGCCCCAGCGCCTCGCGGGTGCGCAGCACCTGCTCGTCTCCGGAGATGAGGGTGCCGCGCGCGACCTCGACGTCCTGGCGCACGCGCACCACGTCCAGCTGCGTCGCGGCGCCCAGCTGCGCGGTGCGCTCGGTGAGCTGCGCGCGCTCCAGCGCCTGGCGCAGCCCCAGCCGGTTGAGCTCCGCCACGCGCTCGGCCGCCACCACGGCGACGAGGCTGCGCGCGAGCCCCTGGGTGAGGCGGCGGCGCACGTCCCCGAGGCTCGCGGTGGCGCTGCGCTGGGCGGCCGAGGCCGAGCTCACCCCGCGCCAGCCGCCCACGTCCACCAGCGACTGGCTGAGGGACACGGTGGCGGTGCCGGTGGGCGCGGTGGGCGTGCGGCCGCCGGTCCCCGTGCCCACGCCCACGCCGGTGCCCGTGTTGTTGCCGGTGCCCAGGGTGGGGTTGTCCGGATGCAGCAGGTCCGAGGCCACGCCCGCGGTGAGCCGCGCGTTGGGCAGCAGCGGCGCGAGCGCCTGCTGCCAGCGGCCCTGCGCCCGCTCCACGCCCGCCTGCGCCGAGCGCTCGTCCGTGGAGCGCTCGCGCAGCAGCCCCAGCGCCTCCTCCCAGCGCGCCACCTGGCGCGGGGCGGGCGGGAGCGGGGCGAGCATCGGGTCGCTCACCTGGGGCTGGAAGGGGGTGGGGGCCGCGAGCGGGGCGTCCTCCGAAGGCTTCTGGGCGGCAGGCTTCTGGGCCGGGTCGGAGGCGGGGGCCTGGGCCTGGGGCGCAGCCGGGGCCGGCGGGGCCGCGCGCGCGGCCGGCGCGGCGCTCAGCAGCAGGGCGGTGGCGAGGGCGGGAGTGAGCACGGGAGGGCGGGGCACGGTCAGTTGGACTCCAGGAGGTGGATGCCTGTACTTGACAACTGTTGCCAACGTCAAGCATGTAGGCATGAATGACCCTCGCCGAACAGGTGGCCTCGGTGCGCCGCACGCTCCAGCGGGTGCTCACCCGTCATCTCGCCCATAAGACGCCGCGTTCCTTCCTCGAGCTGCGGGCGCTCAAGGCGATCGAGCACGAGGACATCCGCACCCAGGTCGCGCTCGCGGACCGGCTCCTGGTGGATACGGCCGGGGTGAGCCGGATGGTTGCGAAGCTCGAGCAGGAGGGGCTGCTCGAGCGTCAGCCAGGCGACGACCGGCGCTGCGTGCGCCTCGAGCTCACGGCAACCGGGCGGGCGCAGGCCCAGGTGCTGCTCGACGAGCTGCAGAGCCTGGATGCCCAGGTGCGCCGCCACCTCTCGGAGCGCGAGGTGGAGACGCTCGGACGGCTGCTCGCGAAGCTGCACGTGGGGCTCAACGCGCTCGCCGAAGAGGCCCGCCGCCCGGGCACCCCGCGCGGCGAGGCCTAGGCGCTACATCCGCTCGTCGATGGCGCGGTTGCTCATCTCGTCCGCGAGCGCGTTCTGCTCGCGCGGCACGTGCACCAGCTTCACCTTCGCGAAGCCCTTCAGCAGCCGCACCGCCTCGTCGAAGAGCGGGCGCAGGGTGGGGCTCTTCACCTGGTAGCGGCCGCCCAGCTGGCGGATCATCAGCTCGCTGTCCGCGTACACGTCCACCTCGCGCGCCCCCAGCTCGCGCGCGTGCTTCAGGCCGATGATGAGGCCCATGTACTCGGCGTAGTTGTTCGTCTGGCGGCCGAGGTACTTGCCCACGCGGGCGAGCACCGTGCCGCCCCCGGCGTCCGTCACCACCGCGCCCGCGCCGCTGGGGCCGGGGTTTCCGCGCGCGGCGCCGTCCGAGTAGACGCGCACGCGCCCGAGGGCCGCCCCGTCTGTGGCGGCTGCAGGTGGTGGCGGAGGAGGTGCAGCAGGCGCGGGCGGGGAGGCGTGCGGGAGCTCGGCCTCTGGCCCACCGGGCTGCTGGGCGAGCGTGTCCGCGAGCTGCTCGAGCAGCTGCCCGAGGCGCTCGCGGGTGAGGCCGCGGAAGGCCCGGACGGTCTGGGTGAGGGGCTCCTCGCGCGCGATGTGGCGCAGGAGCTCGGCCTCGGAGGGAAGCGGCATGGGAGGAGGAGGGCTCTCGAGAGCGCTCCCGCGCGCCTAGCTGGCGGCGGGCGCCTCGAGCGCCTCGACGGCGTAGATGATGCGGTGGCAGGAGGGGCACACGTCGGTGCCCAGGCCGGTGCGCAGCTGGTTGTAGAGCTGCGGGGGCACGTTCATGTTGCAGCCCATGCAGGTGCCCGCGACCACGCCCACCAGCGCCGGCAGCTTCTTCTTCTTCACCGAGTCGTAGCGGCGCAGCAGGTTGGGGTCCACGTTGGCGGCGACGCCGGCGCGGCGGCCCTCGAGCTCCTTCACCTGGCCCTCGGCGCTGC
The DNA window shown above is from Aggregicoccus sp. 17bor-14 and carries:
- a CDS encoding TolC family protein, with protein sequence MPRPPVLTPALATALLLSAAPAARAAPPAPAAPQAQAPASDPAQKPAAQKPSEDAPLAAPTPFQPQVSDPMLAPLPPAPRQVARWEEALGLLRERSTDERSAQAGVERAQGRWQQALAPLLPNARLTAGVASDLLHPDNPTLGTGNNTGTGVGVGTGTGGRTPTAPTGTATVSLSQSLVDVGGWRGVSSASAAQRSATASLGDVRRRLTQGLARSLVAVVAAERVAELNRLGLRQALERAQLTERTAQLGAATQLDVVRVRQDVEVARGTLISGDEQVLRTREALGLALGFDEQVGVQPAFALQGLEQQARGQCSPLSSPAERQDLVAARENLDSARASRSQARAGYLPTLGLTSSLFGYTADPGFGRVATWNIAAVLSVPIWEGGARAGLVRERAGLETQAAESLESTRRQVSFEVARARRGVAVAESLLKSAREARALAERTDQLTRRSFEIGRASSLELVQTAAALRQADITLATREFELVQARLDAVLTEATCNW
- a CDS encoding multidrug efflux RND transporter permease subunit — protein: MFVEFFIRRPIFAAVCSIVVLLAGLVAIPTLSIAQYPDLAPPTVTVTSTYVGASSDVVESAVTIPLEQELNGVEGMRYMSSSSGNDGTSTITLTFEPTRDVDIAAVDVQNRVGRAAARMPAQVNQAGIVVNKASTQLLLSMGLFSEDNRYDASFLSNYADVNLRDALKRVKGVGEVRIFGERKFSMRLWLDPTQLARRKLTAQDVTRALQEQNLQVAAGQVGQPPSDKDQPYQIAVRARGRLAEPEEFADMVVQRSADGRVVRLRDVGRVELGAENYSSLLRFSGRTGVGIGIFQLPTANALDVRDAVLKEMDRLSKDFPPGLTYRPATDTTLAVRASIDEVVKTLVEAIALVILVIFLFLHGWRSVLITALTLPVSLVGTFAFVKAFGFGINTLTLFGLTLATGLVVDDAIVVIENIERIMHERKLSALQAAREGMKEVAGAVIAISIVLIAVFLPVAFFPGITGSIYRQFALTIAASVAISTFCALTLTPALSALLLKEPEHGKQKWVFFRKMDQLLDWTRDRYAASLKRLLKHPVLLIGAFLLLIGGTVLLFRVVPTGFIPEEDQGYLIVSVQGPEGTSLAQTDKTMAQVEAILRAQPEVVGMFAVGGTSPQGSGPNTAQVFAMLKPWDEREGAEHTVSAVVERLRAPLGSLGAARALPLQPPAIRGVGSTGGFQFIVEDRSGTRSLDELSAGANALIGAAADEPKLRGVFTSFSAATPLLDVEVDRQKAKSLGVPMDQVFGTLQIFMGSQYVNDFNYAARTYRVYVQAEQQFRDAPSDISSFYVRSDSGDMIPLEALVKVRPTTSAQTIRHYNLFRSVEVNGQASPGTSSGEAISAMEGLTSKLPEGMAGEWTGVSLDQKESGGQTLVIFAMGIVFVFLVLAAQYESFVLPFVIILSVPLAILGALGLQGLRGLPNDVFCQVGLVMLVGLASKNAILIVEFAEHLRAQGKGALDAVIEAASVRLRPILMTSIAFLLGVVPLMLAKGAGSGARNSLGTTVFGGMLVSTVVNLVFIPTLYVAVQRLRRAPRHAAERSEPHGGTPPPAHPPQPEPGH
- a CDS encoding ribonuclease HI family protein — encoded protein: MPLPSEAELLRHIAREEPLTQTVRAFRGLTRERLGQLLEQLADTLAQQPGGPEAELPHASPPAPAAPPPPPPAAATDGAALGRVRVYSDGAARGNPGPSGAGAVVTDAGGGTVLARVGKYLGRQTNNYAEYMGLIIGLKHARELGAREVDVYADSELMIRQLGGRYQVKSPTLRPLFDEAVRLLKGFAKVKLVHVPREQNALADEMSNRAIDERM
- a CDS encoding efflux RND transporter periplasmic adaptor subunit, coding for MQLVRLVGAVALTLGLSACAKKEAPKAPPPRETEVVQLQPSEVRDTGEYLATLVSRQNVTIQPQTAGYVRKILVRPGQKVEAGAPLIELDARQTTAALGSAQAQSRSAAANLELARQTRTRTEALYKEGLVSAQELERARSAADAAEAAVSSASANVSERAVQVAYTVLKAPFAGTVGDVLVRLGDFATTQTVTTSIAQADVLEASIAVPTERARAIRVDTPVELLDSEGNVLVRTSVYFVAPLADPRTQLVDVKAVFRNTLGLRPSEQVRARIVYGVRQALQVPALAVIRQSGQAFVLAVADKDGKTTVSRKPITLGPLGTSSFVVEKGLAPGDRIAVSSLQSLRDGAAIKPKPVAPPPQAEAQRGPDAGGGSGNGGSGTPGAGGN
- a CDS encoding MarR family winged helix-turn-helix transcriptional regulator, translated to MTLAEQVASVRRTLQRVLTRHLAHKTPRSFLELRALKAIEHEDIRTQVALADRLLVDTAGVSRMVAKLEQEGLLERQPGDDRRCVRLELTATGRAQAQVLLDELQSLDAQVRRHLSEREVETLGRLLAKLHVGLNALAEEARRPGTPRGEA